The genomic region CTTCACAGAAACTGCTCAGGGGAAGAACGTCGTGTCCGGGGCGGGACTGGGCATGGATAAATCTCGCTGGGTTTGTCTTGACCCACTCCGGGGCGTATGTCGAGCGTCCGTTTTTGAAGGCGCCGAACCAGAGCGGGACGAGACGCATGCCGTGCCGGCGCGCGCCTTCCAGTAACCCATCCACCAGCCTGAAATCGAATTCGCCTTCGACGGGCTCGATCAGCTCCCAGCTCACCGGCGTCAGCGCCGTGTTGCAGTGGAGTGACGTCATGCGCTCCCAGACACGCTCCATATAGGCAAGGCTGCTGGAACTGGAGTTATGGACTTCGCCGCCGAGCATCAGAAACGGCGCGCCGTCCACAATGAGCTGCGCGCCGCCGTCGGCGCGCTGAAGATAGGGCAATGGTTTCATGGCGCAGGGTTCGCTCCCGCCGCGCAATGTTCCTGCGTTATTTCGTGTCCCACGCGTCCCACGCTTGAGCATGGGGGTCTGCACGATTGCAACAATGATTACGGCGTGAGGCGCGATGACGATTTCGTGGCTTGATCGGCTCCCACCTTCCGATAAAACAGCAGCACGCTGCTCTTGGGCTGCGCCAGCGTGATCGATACCCCGCGCTCCATTGCCTCGCGTCCGCTCATGCGCCATTTTTTGCCCGTGAGGGAATCCTCGAACTCATACTGCCCTGCTGGATCCAGGGCGCTGAGCGGGAACGTCGCCGAGGAGTAGGGGCATGAAGCGCGGCGCATGGCGACGATGAGGCCGCTGTTGAGATCGTCGCGGTGCATCTGGTAGGCGCCCCAGACGGTTTCTTCCGAGGAATAGGGCGTGAGCGGGTAGTAGCCGCCTTCGTAGTAGGGTCGTGCGCGGGTGAAGTCCGCCATTCTCGCTTTGTGATAGCCGAGCGAGTAATCTTTGGGGATATCTTTGGGCGCGGGCAGGCCGAAGCCCATCGCGGCGCTGAGGGCGCCGTGGAAGTTATAGAGGTCGCCGAGCCGCGCTTGCGGGGTGGTTCCGTTCAGCGGCAGCCAGTAGGAAAGGCCGAGCGTGTGGAGCTGGACGCCGAGCGGGTTTTCGCCGCCCAGCGACAGATAGTCGCTGCGCCAGAGCGGGATGGCGCGTCCGGCCAGCTCGATGTCCAGACGGCGGCCGCCGCTGGCGCAGTTATCGATCAGTAAATGCGGGAAGCGGCGGTGGAGTTCGTCCCAGAAGGAGTACAGGCCCATGATGTGCCGGGTTTCCGTCAGGCCCACGTGATCGGGCGCGTCGGCTTTTTGCCAGAACTCTAGTGGCGCGACGTTGAAATCCTGACGCAGACAGTCCACATGATAATCTTTGATCATGTGGGACGTAAACTCGATCAGCCACTTCAATGCGTCGGGATTGCCCAAGTTGAGCAGACGCCGCTTGTCGCCGGGATCTCCCATGCTGAGGAACCAGTCCGGGTGCTGCGTCGGCAGCGCCGTTCCCTCCATGGCGCGTTCGGGTTCGAACCAGAGCAGGAACTTCATGCCGGCGGCGTGCGCGGCGTCGCTGATCGGGCGCATGCCGTGCGGGTGCGCGATCGGGTTCGCATTCCAGTTACCGACCTGGTCATACCATTTCGCGCTGGCTTCTTGCTCGGAAAAGCTTTCCGCCGTTCCATACCAGCCCGCATCGATCCAGAAGTAGTCGTATTTCAGACCCAGATCTTTGATATGCTGGATGGTTTGCAGCGTGGTCTGGTCTTTGACGCCGCCCCAGGAACCCTGCGTGAGCGGCGGCGTCTGAATGCGCCCATCGACGCGCGGCGTGTGGTGGTCGATGATGAACTGGCGAAGATTGTTGTTTCCGTTGATCGGTTTTCCGCTCCAGAAGACGAGGGAGATGCTGGGAGTGCGGACCTCTTCGCCGGGCGCGAGCGTGAAGTGCGTGTGCTGGAGACCGGCGGTGATCGGGATGCGATCTTCATAGCCGCGCGTGATGCTGGACGCCCACTGTCCGCTCCAGCCGATGGCGACGACCACGCCGTTGTCGCCGGTCTGCAAATTATAGTACGGCATCCAGTTGTCGGAGGAGCGGCCGCCGCCCGCGATCATCTCAAAGTCCGTCGGCGTCAGGCCCGGCTGCGTGGGCGTCACGGGATCGGCCTGATAGCGGAAATCGTCGATATCGCCATGTGAGCCGTGCGAGCGATACAGAAATGTCGTGTCGTTGTCGCCGGCCCAGTCCAGGCGCAGCGGCAGGACATTCTCAATGATCGGCGTATTTTGCGTCCCGTCGTTGCGCAGGCGCAGCACCCACTCCGCGGCGGGGCTGGCGGCGTACTGTTTGAACTCTTCGACCAGAGTCAGGCCCGTCGCGGGGTCGTGAAAAGTCTGCGTATGGAGTGTGACGCCTTGGGAGAGAGCGCCAGTCTTGGCCTTCTTGCTCCATGAAGACAAGAAATCATCGGATGATTTGCCATCGTAAACGAACGAGAAAATCTGCTTTTTGGGCGTCTGCTGCTCCGCGAGCGTTTCGCCGATCCAGTAGGACTTTCCGTCCGCGCACTCCACTCGGGCGTCGCCCCAGTCGGCGTGCGCGTAGGTGATTCGGCCGTCGAGCGCATGGACTTTGAGCGTAAACTCAGTCACATCGGGCAGCGGGA from Capsulimonas corticalis harbors:
- a CDS encoding alpha-galactosidase; its protein translation is MNIPHIRAEIPALLLCGVSLLLSGTPLPASGASILSRQTLMSDSHSSLAISQRWTEAALNPRPSMVQVIGVHQQWGYLTQGRAFQGTPIDIGDRTFTHGLGTHADSEVRIVTGLPARRFHAWVGLDRNKATLSYHGIPARLVFSVEAGGKQIWASPTRRPSDGAYEVDVPLPDVTEFTLKVHALDGRITYAHADWGDARVECADGKSYWIGETLAEQQTPKKQIFSFVYDGKSSDDFLSSWSKKAKTGALSQGVTLHTQTFHDPATGLTLVEEFKQYAASPAAEWVLRLRNDGTQNTPIIENVLPLRLDWAGDNDTTFLYRSHGSHGDIDDFRYQADPVTPTQPGLTPTDFEMIAGGGRSSDNWMPYYNLQTGDNGVVVAIGWSGQWASSITRGYEDRIPITAGLQHTHFTLAPGEEVRTPSISLVFWSGKPINGNNNLRQFIIDHHTPRVDGRIQTPPLTQGSWGGVKDQTTLQTIQHIKDLGLKYDYFWIDAGWYGTAESFSEQEASAKWYDQVGNWNANPIAHPHGMRPISDAAHAAGMKFLLWFEPERAMEGTALPTQHPDWFLSMGDPGDKRRLLNLGNPDALKWLIEFTSHMIKDYHVDCLRQDFNVAPLEFWQKADAPDHVGLTETRHIMGLYSFWDELHRRFPHLLIDNCASGGRRLDIELAGRAIPLWRSDYLSLGGENPLGVQLHTLGLSYWLPLNGTTPQARLGDLYNFHGALSAAMGFGLPAPKDIPKDYSLGYHKARMADFTRARPYYEGGYYPLTPYSSEETVWGAYQMHRDDLNSGLIVAMRRASCPYSSATFPLSALDPAGQYEFEDSLTGKKWRMSGREAMERGVSITLAQPKSSVLLFYRKVGADQATKSSSRLTP